The Paenibacillus sp. YPG26 genome includes a window with the following:
- a CDS encoding peptidylprolyl isomerase, with protein sequence MYNVIKTRPILIIMVMMFVLILSACGAKKNAADTGSQAAQSGDAAGTASESLQDKIANKDSKNPVVTIEMDSGKTIKVELYPKVAPNTVNNFISLVNKGFYDGTIFHRVIPGFMIQGGDPEGTGAGGPGYDIKGEFTQNNFQNDLKHTRGVISMARTKMPDTAGSQFFIMAADYPSLDGLYASFGKVTEGLEVVDEIVNQPRGANDAPNTKQVMKKLTVETFGITYKEPETIK encoded by the coding sequence ATGTATAATGTCATCAAAACCCGGCCGATTCTCATCATTATGGTGATGATGTTCGTCCTAATCCTCTCCGCCTGCGGGGCCAAGAAAAATGCCGCCGATACTGGATCCCAGGCTGCTCAATCCGGGGATGCAGCGGGCACGGCCAGCGAGAGCTTGCAGGACAAGATCGCGAACAAGGACAGCAAGAATCCGGTCGTGACCATCGAGATGGACAGCGGCAAGACCATTAAAGTAGAGCTCTATCCCAAAGTGGCTCCCAACACGGTGAATAACTTCATCTCACTGGTTAACAAGGGCTTCTACGATGGGACTATCTTCCACCGGGTCATTCCCGGCTTCATGATTCAAGGCGGAGACCCTGAAGGCACTGGTGCCGGCGGACCCGGCTATGATATCAAGGGTGAATTCACCCAGAACAATTTCCAAAATGACCTCAAGCATACCCGCGGCGTCATATCCATGGCCAGAACCAAGATGCCGGATACAGCGGGCTCCCAGTTCTTCATCATGGCAGCCGATTACCCTAGCCTGGATGGTCTGTATGCTTCTTTTGGTAAAGTCACCGAGGGGCTCGAGGTTGTCGATGAAATCGTGAATCAGCCCCGGGGTGCAAATGATGCTCCCAACACCAAACAGGTGATGAAGAAGCTTACCGTAGAGACGTTCGGTATTACTTACAAAGAGCCGGAGACGATCAAATAA
- a CDS encoding GerAB/ArcD/ProY family transporter: MVKNKYIYYLFLINALINVINFVPRGLIAQRFNGAAMAIVVSVPIGLTLMYLCVKMMNKFPGEGLPEILNANFPRLVSKVMLFGHTLFWYFAGLITLVAFVDVTMRYITSDVSPLLIMVGFLVVVCLAIRLTSESILYGLEVLIVINVPIIIYVLFKALLNPMFSWDAVMQVITYSLKAPSYGAIAQATFIFTGYLNLAVFNRVFDKVRIRQLWLIGIFGFLTLVVTVFIPIGYQGTINVERHVYPWFSTADVLRTKNFIIERVLFFFYFTYLTLSLVSSIIHWHVALEMFKGLFTTKEKKKRKIDPEWWMILAFCAAALILMNTNQFVRDRAGLLYLDGRLIAEMILIFSLYLAHKRRRAKKRE, encoded by the coding sequence ATGGTTAAGAACAAATACATTTACTATCTCTTTCTCATTAATGCTTTGATTAATGTTATTAATTTCGTGCCGCGGGGCTTAATTGCCCAGCGCTTTAACGGAGCGGCGATGGCCATTGTAGTCTCTGTTCCCATCGGATTAACGCTTATGTATTTGTGTGTGAAGATGATGAATAAATTCCCGGGTGAAGGGCTGCCGGAGATTCTTAATGCGAACTTTCCGCGGCTTGTGTCCAAGGTCATGCTTTTTGGACATACGCTATTCTGGTATTTCGCCGGACTGATTACCTTGGTTGCATTTGTTGATGTGACGATGAGGTATATTACAAGCGACGTATCCCCGCTCTTGATTATGGTTGGCTTTCTGGTAGTCGTCTGTCTGGCGATCCGTCTAACCTCAGAATCGATCCTGTACGGGCTGGAAGTACTGATCGTTATTAATGTGCCTATCATCATTTACGTCTTGTTCAAAGCGCTCCTGAATCCCATGTTCAGCTGGGATGCGGTCATGCAGGTAATCACCTATTCGCTCAAAGCACCTTCATACGGAGCAATCGCACAGGCTACCTTCATATTTACCGGGTATCTTAACCTGGCTGTGTTCAACCGGGTGTTCGACAAGGTCCGGATAAGGCAACTTTGGCTGATTGGCATTTTCGGCTTTTTGACTTTGGTTGTTACGGTATTTATACCGATTGGTTATCAAGGAACGATAAATGTGGAGAGACATGTGTATCCTTGGTTCTCTACGGCGGATGTGCTTCGCACGAAGAACTTCATTATTGAACGGGTGCTCTTCTTTTTCTACTTTACCTATTTGACGTTGTCGCTGGTGAGTTCCATCATACACTGGCATGTGGCTTTGGAGATGTTCAAGGGCTTATTTACTACTAAAGAGAAGAAGAAGCGGAAGATTGACCCGGAATGGTGGATGATTCTTGCGTTCTGTGCTGCTGCCTTGATCCTGATGAATACCAATCAATTTGTCCGGGATCGCGCGGGACTCTTGTATCTGGATGGCCGTCTTATCGCGGAAATGATTCTTATATTCAGTCTCTATCTGGCTCACAAGAGGAGGAGGGCTAAGAAACGTGAATAG
- a CDS encoding diguanylate cyclase — protein MSSNLNLFISGAVLGLFGLLLMHFSFPINNLVVADFRQLAIIVSVYLGGAVSGFWTMLIIAVYRLFFLHGLSSASIFGALNAIATFLVAVWLMPSQRKFKARKGILVLALSLILALVTFYLTLHGNVSGVLVPFSLLFTLAGTFTYYLLRYLKRSDELLHRMKEAAHRDFLTGLHNPRAFKAYFDSKVEASYSEPEVFSLLVVDIDHFKRVNDTYGHAAGDAVLSQLANVLRDTYHPGDYIARKGGEEFVVILDDCGAGAAGEAAERLRRNVENHVFVLPEGESIRVTVSIGASAYPEIEPGQLFEKADQALYAAKQAGRNQVCLMSA, from the coding sequence GTGAGTTCGAATCTGAATCTGTTCATTAGCGGAGCTGTCCTTGGGCTGTTCGGGTTGCTGCTTATGCATTTCTCATTCCCGATCAACAACCTGGTTGTGGCGGATTTCCGCCAGCTCGCTATTATCGTGTCCGTATACCTGGGCGGAGCCGTGTCTGGCTTCTGGACGATGCTCATCATAGCGGTATACAGGCTGTTCTTTCTGCACGGACTAAGCTCGGCTTCCATATTTGGAGCTTTGAATGCGATTGCGACCTTTCTGGTGGCCGTATGGCTGATGCCGTCTCAGCGGAAATTCAAAGCGCGGAAAGGGATCCTTGTCCTGGCATTGTCGCTCATTCTGGCCCTTGTTACTTTCTATCTAACCTTACATGGAAATGTATCCGGAGTGCTTGTTCCATTCTCCCTGCTGTTCACTTTGGCCGGCACATTCACCTACTACCTGCTGCGGTACTTAAAGCGGTCGGATGAGCTGCTTCATAGGATGAAGGAGGCTGCGCATCGGGATTTCCTTACAGGACTGCATAACCCCAGGGCGTTTAAAGCCTATTTCGATTCTAAAGTAGAAGCCAGCTATAGTGAACCGGAGGTGTTCTCCCTGCTTGTCGTAGATATCGATCATTTCAAGCGGGTGAATGATACATATGGGCATGCGGCAGGAGATGCCGTTCTTTCCCAGCTGGCGAATGTGCTTCGGGACACGTATCATCCTGGAGATTATATTGCCCGTAAGGGAGGGGAGGAATTTGTGGTTATCCTGGACGATTGCGGGGCCGGTGCAGCCGGAGAGGCAGCAGAGAGATTAAGGAGAAACGTGGAGAATCACGTCTTTGTCCTGCCTGAAGGAGAGAGCATCCGTGTAACTGTGTCCATTGGTGCTTCAGCCTATCCTGAAATTGAACCGGGGCAGCTGTTCGAGAAGGCAGACCAGGCATTATACGCTGCCAAACAAGCAGGACGGAATCAAGTCTGTCTAATGAGTGCGTAA
- a CDS encoding LacI family DNA-binding transcriptional regulator: MITIYDIARKTGFSPTTVSKVFNGYTDVSQKTRRIILDTAAELGYVPNANARSLTTKRSWTIGMLFIEPAGSGIRHPYFGGVIDGFKKVATSKGYDLMFISKDIGGRKSGYLEHCKIRGVDGIIVILPDNADPYFHELMDSSIPMVMLDQYSATHSTISSDNIQGGVMAVEYLYSLGHRRIAHISGGLDTFAGEKRHEGYKMALNKLGIPLNPEYVAEGPADYSVESGYWAMRKVLGLEELPTAVFAAGDNLAVGAIQAIREQGLRVPEDISIIGFDDIEMAQFLTPALTTIRQDTYLLGSRAADMLISTIEGAHTVQDEILSTELIVRDSCQRQA, from the coding sequence ATGATTACCATTTACGATATCGCTCGAAAGACCGGTTTTTCACCAACCACCGTCTCCAAGGTGTTCAATGGCTACACTGATGTCAGCCAGAAGACACGGAGGATCATACTGGACACCGCGGCTGAACTCGGGTATGTGCCCAATGCGAATGCGCGAAGCTTGACCACCAAGCGTTCCTGGACCATCGGGATGCTCTTCATTGAGCCGGCGGGCTCCGGGATCCGGCATCCTTACTTCGGCGGTGTCATTGACGGCTTCAAGAAGGTAGCCACTTCCAAAGGTTATGATCTGATGTTCATCTCCAAGGATATTGGAGGACGGAAGAGCGGATATTTGGAGCACTGTAAAATAAGAGGTGTGGACGGAATTATTGTTATTTTACCGGATAATGCCGATCCCTATTTTCATGAACTCATGGACAGCAGCATACCGATGGTTATGCTCGATCAGTACTCGGCCACGCACAGTACGATCAGTTCGGATAATATACAGGGAGGCGTGATGGCTGTAGAATATCTGTACTCGCTTGGACACCGCAGAATTGCCCATATTTCAGGTGGACTGGATACTTTCGCTGGAGAGAAGCGCCACGAAGGTTACAAGATGGCCTTGAACAAGCTGGGGATTCCCTTGAACCCGGAATATGTAGCTGAAGGCCCTGCCGACTATTCGGTTGAGAGCGGGTACTGGGCCATGCGGAAAGTGTTAGGACTAGAGGAGCTGCCAACGGCTGTTTTTGCTGCAGGGGATAATCTTGCGGTAGGGGCGATCCAGGCGATTCGGGAGCAGGGTCTGCGTGTACCGGAGGATATTTCGATCATAGGCTTTGACGATATTGAGATGGCCCAATTCCTTACGCCTGCCCTGACAACGATTAGACAGGATACCTATCTGCTTGGCAGCCGGGCAGCTGATATGCTGATCAGCACCATTGAGGGAGCCCATACGGTTCAAGATGAGATCCTGTCAACGGAGCTGATTGTTAGAGACTCTTGTCAGCGGCAGGCATAG
- a CDS encoding sensor histidine kinase has protein sequence MKGLLKGIIIVIVLVGLGLALFTAGLLKNEKLDAYRIVKWNVAWVNSLDMPGDSSQIKTLNGWHSANIDDPMPGRPIGGSKAWIEFTLPGGDKGPQAILLDKVYAQEVTVYLGDTKIYESPRNEIYDIKKVIVPFQQSDHGEQVYVGFTSSYSRIGLVKDEIKVGNYEQLQGHFVKKDVLDFVIGGALIFIAIIMLICLFFLNNIHLVSWLALSMVILSSGILIITYSTFLYTFYEVNVKNTQWIFDISLFVLLYSMNFFFEKIFGKGFFSIITIARRVHLSYSLFCFMFALFNIFNSHNYDHIYAVLTTTIMGYIMIIQFAILVSVALVDAIKGNMEGIIFSIGFSLLALLSLVELVWYLMNNQKYELVAWKWGLICFLISLIVILGKRFAKNHDQLVEYSQRLEIFNDEMQRSEKMEIISELAASVAHEVRNPLQVTRGFLQLLSEKQQSQDKIYLGMALEELDRASGIITDFLTFAKPEAGKNTVLNILNEFTHIEGILVPMANLQGGRITMDIPPLLEVKGNSSKFKQAFINIIKNSIEALQGQGEIQIWAYEREGQIYIHVKDNGEGMSAAELARLGEPYFSNKSKGTGLGLMVTYSIIDVMNGELTFKSEKGVGTEAIIRFPEFRE, from the coding sequence ATGAAGGGTCTGCTTAAAGGTATCATTATCGTTATAGTTTTAGTGGGGCTGGGATTAGCCCTGTTCACAGCTGGCCTGTTAAAGAACGAGAAGTTGGATGCATATCGTATTGTGAAATGGAATGTGGCCTGGGTGAATAGTCTGGATATGCCTGGCGACAGCTCGCAGATTAAGACCCTTAACGGTTGGCATTCGGCCAATATCGATGACCCGATGCCTGGAAGGCCAATTGGAGGCTCGAAAGCTTGGATCGAATTCACCCTGCCGGGTGGGGACAAGGGGCCTCAAGCTATATTACTGGATAAGGTATATGCCCAAGAGGTCACTGTGTATTTAGGAGACACAAAAATTTATGAATCACCACGTAACGAAATTTACGATATCAAGAAAGTGATAGTGCCCTTTCAACAATCAGATCATGGAGAACAAGTATATGTAGGATTTACTTCAAGTTACTCGAGAATCGGTCTTGTCAAAGACGAGATTAAAGTCGGCAATTATGAGCAGTTGCAAGGACATTTTGTGAAGAAGGATGTCTTGGACTTTGTCATCGGCGGGGCTCTCATTTTTATAGCTATAATCATGCTGATCTGTCTATTCTTTTTGAATAATATTCATCTGGTCAGCTGGCTCGCGTTATCCATGGTTATTCTCTCCAGCGGGATCCTCATTATAACCTACTCTACCTTTCTATACACTTTTTATGAGGTCAATGTGAAGAACACCCAGTGGATATTTGACATTTCGCTATTTGTACTTCTCTATTCTATGAACTTCTTTTTTGAGAAAATATTTGGGAAGGGCTTTTTCTCAATCATTACGATTGCCCGTAGAGTACATTTAAGCTACTCCTTGTTCTGCTTTATGTTTGCTCTCTTTAATATTTTTAATTCACATAATTACGATCACATCTACGCCGTGCTGACTACAACTATCATGGGATATATCATGATTATACAGTTTGCCATACTGGTGAGTGTCGCCCTGGTTGATGCAATTAAGGGGAATATGGAGGGGATCATCTTCTCCATAGGGTTCTCTCTACTAGCGCTCTTAAGCTTGGTTGAGTTGGTATGGTATCTAATGAATAATCAGAAATATGAGCTGGTCGCCTGGAAATGGGGCTTAATCTGCTTCTTGATCTCACTTATTGTGATATTAGGAAAAAGGTTCGCTAAAAATCATGATCAGCTTGTGGAATACTCCCAGCGCCTGGAGATATTTAATGATGAAATGCAGCGTTCAGAGAAAATGGAGATTATTAGTGAGCTTGCCGCTTCTGTTGCTCACGAGGTTAGAAATCCGCTGCAGGTCACACGTGGATTCCTTCAGCTTCTGAGTGAGAAGCAGCAGTCTCAAGACAAGATTTATCTGGGTATGGCTCTGGAAGAGCTAGATCGTGCTTCCGGTATTATCACTGATTTCCTCACCTTTGCGAAGCCTGAAGCCGGGAAGAACACGGTTCTGAACATATTGAATGAGTTCACTCATATTGAAGGGATTCTGGTGCCCATGGCTAATCTGCAAGGCGGGCGCATTACTATGGATATTCCGCCTCTGCTTGAGGTCAAAGGCAATTCTTCCAAGTTCAAACAGGCCTTCATTAACATTATTAAGAACAGTATTGAGGCTCTACAGGGTCAAGGCGAGATTCAAATCTGGGCTTATGAAAGAGAGGGTCAGATCTATATCCATGTAAAGGATAACGGGGAAGGCATGAGTGCAGCGGAGCTTGCCCGGCTCGGTGAGCCTTATTTCTCAAATAAAAGTAAAGGAACTGGCCTAGGTCTAATGGTTACTTACAGTATTATTGACGTAATGAACGGGGAGCTTACTTTCAAGAGTGAGAAGGGGGTGGGAACAGAGGCTATTATCCGATTCCCGGAGTTTAGGGAATAA
- a CDS encoding Ger(x)C family spore germination protein, which translates to MNRTVCCLLALLLLLPLQGCKFKDIDLKLFVIAVGIDESESNPDKLNVTLKIAVPQGDPKKAEQQVQIMTQEGDTLAETIREMKSRTDKELDFGHCKAILFGEKYARKNILQSIDWLMRRRDLQLTIYTAVAKPSAKEVLNVQPVTERIPANSILLALSKEGTESPFIVPPAFSYILQRRVDEIGVDPILALVEKKSENEFLINKSYMFDKSKAIAVLEPEETRIYNLLKTKNLKTSFNVDYEGLKYAYNIEGSRAKYKIITPKNSTSYIEYRIKISAEIEESQNGVRFTAGLLDGLSEAAGEQLSERVKRALSKIHQSKCDPLGWGLHYYATHWNNSTEQKDWEDLNERLEFRVKSDVKIKFTGTIR; encoded by the coding sequence GTGAATAGAACGGTGTGCTGCCTGCTGGCTCTGCTGCTGCTTCTGCCACTCCAAGGCTGCAAATTCAAGGATATTGATCTTAAGCTGTTTGTTATCGCTGTGGGCATCGATGAATCGGAGAGCAATCCGGACAAGCTGAATGTTACTTTGAAGATCGCTGTTCCGCAGGGAGACCCCAAGAAAGCAGAGCAGCAGGTTCAGATCATGACACAGGAAGGGGACACCTTAGCCGAGACGATCCGTGAGATGAAATCAAGAACGGATAAAGAGCTTGATTTTGGCCACTGCAAGGCCATACTCTTTGGAGAGAAGTATGCCCGTAAGAACATCCTGCAGTCTATAGACTGGCTGATGCGCAGAAGGGATCTCCAGCTTACCATCTATACCGCGGTAGCCAAGCCTTCAGCGAAAGAGGTGCTTAATGTGCAGCCGGTAACGGAGCGTATTCCCGCGAATTCGATTCTGCTTGCCTTAAGCAAGGAGGGGACAGAATCACCTTTTATTGTTCCCCCGGCTTTCTCCTATATTCTGCAGAGACGCGTTGATGAGATTGGAGTGGATCCTATTCTGGCTCTGGTTGAAAAGAAAAGTGAAAACGAGTTTTTAATCAACAAATCCTACATGTTCGACAAAAGTAAAGCCATAGCCGTATTAGAGCCAGAGGAGACGAGAATTTATAACTTACTCAAAACGAAGAACCTCAAGACCTCTTTTAACGTGGATTATGAGGGGCTTAAATATGCTTACAATATAGAGGGTTCCAGAGCGAAGTATAAGATCATTACCCCTAAGAATAGTACATCTTATATCGAGTATAGAATTAAAATCTCAGCCGAGATAGAGGAGAGTCAGAACGGTGTGAGATTTACTGCAGGGCTGCTAGACGGGTTATCCGAGGCGGCGGGGGAACAGCTAAGTGAACGTGTGAAGCGGGCCCTCTCCAAGATACACCAGAGCAAATGCGACCCCTTGGGCTGGGGGCTGCACTATTATGCTACGCACTGGAATAATTCTACAGAGCAGAAGGACTGGGAGGATCTTAACGAGCGTCTTGAGTTTCGTGTAAAAAGTGACGTGAAGATCAAATTTACGGGTACCATTCGATAA
- a CDS encoding SulP family inorganic anion transporter: MKRGFLGNTRRDILSGLTVAFALIPEAIAFSIMAGVDPMVGLYASFTIAVSISFFGGRPGMISAATGAMASLMGPLIAGYGIEYLFAATVLTGILQWGMGAFRFGRFITFVPHSVMVGFVNALAIIIFMAQLQSFEGANWEVYAILAGTLLIIYLLPLLTRAVPSALVAIIVMTLVSVFAGADVRTVGDMGNITQSLPFFHLPQIPLNLEMLMVIFPYSLALAVVGITESLLTASLVDELTETGSNKNREIRGQGIANVITGFFGGMAGCAMIGQTVINVKSGGRTRLSTFVAGAFLLFLILVLGDVVQQIPMAALTGVMFMVSFGTFDWGSLRNIHRIPRTDAFVMIVTVLIVVVTSNLAMGVICGIVLSALSFGWRAARLGSTSELDDRGVKKYTVTGPLFFGTTTQFIELFTAAEDPAVIIIDFSRSHVWDQSAIQAIAKVTAKYVELGTEVRIQGLNEESRVLMERAGYA, encoded by the coding sequence TTGAAACGGGGTTTCCTGGGAAATACCCGCAGGGATATCTTGTCCGGGCTTACCGTTGCCTTTGCATTAATACCCGAGGCGATTGCCTTCTCGATCATGGCAGGAGTCGACCCGATGGTGGGACTGTATGCTTCATTCACGATAGCTGTAAGTATCTCATTCTTCGGGGGGAGACCGGGAATGATCTCCGCGGCAACAGGCGCGATGGCCTCCTTGATGGGCCCGCTCATTGCCGGATACGGGATCGAATATTTATTTGCGGCCACGGTGCTCACGGGAATTCTGCAATGGGGGATGGGGGCATTTCGCTTCGGACGCTTTATTACTTTTGTTCCACACTCCGTTATGGTGGGATTCGTAAATGCACTGGCGATCATTATATTTATGGCCCAGCTGCAGAGCTTTGAGGGAGCTAACTGGGAAGTCTATGCGATCCTGGCAGGCACGCTGCTTATTATCTACCTGCTTCCTCTGCTGACCAGGGCGGTTCCTTCGGCATTGGTAGCGATTATCGTGATGACACTGGTCTCCGTATTCGCAGGCGCTGATGTGAGAACGGTTGGTGATATGGGGAATATTACACAATCGCTGCCATTTTTCCATCTGCCGCAAATCCCGCTGAATCTCGAGATGCTGATGGTCATTTTTCCTTATTCCCTGGCCTTGGCTGTGGTAGGGATAACGGAATCATTGCTTACGGCTTCATTGGTTGACGAGCTTACGGAGACGGGAAGCAACAAGAACCGGGAGATCCGTGGACAAGGAATAGCCAATGTCATCACCGGCTTCTTCGGCGGTATGGCCGGCTGCGCCATGATTGGACAGACCGTCATTAACGTTAAGTCGGGTGGACGTACCCGGTTATCCACCTTTGTCGCGGGCGCTTTTCTGCTGTTCCTCATTCTGGTGCTAGGCGATGTTGTACAACAGATTCCCATGGCTGCCCTGACGGGAGTTATGTTCATGGTGTCCTTCGGAACGTTCGATTGGGGCTCTCTTCGTAACATACACAGGATTCCGCGTACGGATGCGTTCGTGATGATCGTTACTGTCCTGATCGTGGTTGTCACCTCAAACCTGGCGATGGGTGTAATCTGCGGGATTGTGCTAAGTGCGCTTTCCTTTGGCTGGAGGGCAGCCCGCCTAGGATCAACTTCAGAATTGGATGACCGGGGTGTGAAAAAGTACACCGTAACGGGACCGCTCTTCTTCGGCACGACAACCCAATTCATTGAGTTATTTACGGCTGCTGAAGATCCAGCAGTGATTATAATCGACTTCTCTAGATCGCATGTATGGGATCAGTCAGCTATCCAGGCGATTGCCAAAGTGACAGCCAAGTATGTGGAGCTTGGTACAGAGGTTAGAATCCAGGGACTGAATGAGGAGAGCCGGGTTCTAATGGAGAGAGCCGGGTATGCCTGA
- a CDS encoding twin-arginine translocase TatA/TatE family subunit, translating into MLENLLRPTHLLLLVIAALLLFGPSKLPELGRSFGSMLKEFKRGARGDVVEEEKLPDANKLEEVNHK; encoded by the coding sequence GTGCTTGAAAATTTATTGCGGCCAACCCATTTGCTGCTGTTAGTTATTGCTGCACTTCTGTTGTTTGGTCCAAGCAAGCTCCCTGAACTCGGACGCAGCTTCGGATCGATGCTGAAAGAGTTTAAGCGAGGCGCACGCGGAGATGTTGTGGAAGAAGAGAAGCTGCCGGATGCCAACAAGCTGGAAGAAGTAAATCATAAATAG
- a CDS encoding NHLP leader peptide family RiPP precursor — translation MSTDAILTNQVIQKAWQDPSFKEQLLTNPKKAIQEALGVILPENIKVNAVEEKADEFYLVLPPNPAQALNKVTAVKNSW, via the coding sequence ATGTCAACTGATGCGATTCTTACAAATCAAGTAATTCAGAAAGCTTGGCAGGATCCAAGTTTCAAGGAACAACTTCTCACTAACCCTAAGAAAGCCATCCAAGAAGCATTAGGCGTAATTCTTCCAGAGAACATCAAAGTTAATGCTGTGGAAGAGAAGGCGGATGAATTCTATCTGGTGCTGCCTCCTAATCCGGCTCAGGCCCTTAATAAAGTCACAGCAGTCAAGAACTCTTGGTAA
- the ytaF gene encoding sporulation membrane protein YtaF produces MSTYSLMAILAIGLASNLDNAGVGIAYGVQKIRIPWYSNLAIAIISFLATLVSGLFGSLISRWMEPWIGQVIGTIVIVAVGIWVLLQPFREKSSRPEPEGGNGSNFTRLLSNPEEADRDSSQSISLAESMLLGIALAMNALAGGFNAGITHLNVWLTSLSVGFFSFVLLALCSLFGERYAAEKLGNRATVVSGVLLIIIGIHQMF; encoded by the coding sequence ATGAGTACTTATAGTTTGATGGCCATCTTAGCAATCGGTTTGGCTTCCAACCTTGACAATGCCGGAGTAGGAATTGCCTATGGTGTTCAAAAAATCCGTATTCCCTGGTATTCCAATCTGGCGATTGCCATTATTTCATTTCTTGCTACCCTGGTGTCCGGTCTATTCGGCAGCCTGATCTCGAGATGGATGGAGCCTTGGATCGGTCAGGTCATTGGCACCATCGTCATTGTCGCGGTTGGAATATGGGTTCTGTTGCAGCCCTTCCGGGAGAAGAGCAGCAGACCTGAGCCTGAAGGCGGTAACGGGAGCAATTTCACCCGCCTGCTCAGTAATCCGGAAGAGGCCGACAGGGACAGCTCCCAGTCCATCAGCCTGGCGGAATCTATGCTGCTTGGCATAGCTCTGGCTATGAATGCCTTGGCGGGAGGCTTCAATGCGGGAATCACACACCTTAATGTGTGGCTGACCTCGCTCTCCGTCGGCTTCTTTAGCTTTGTTCTGCTTGCCCTATGCTCCTTGTTCGGTGAACGTTACGCAGCCGAGAAGCTGGGCAACCGGGCAACGGTGGTATCCGGGGTTCTACTCATTATAATAGGTATTCATCAGATGTTCTAA
- a CDS encoding spore germination protein has protein sequence MRSSKKEQDSLLKWFQEKLSKSSDVEQRSLGNSDQQVNLMYLRSVSDSKVVNQYIIRPYYEMEEEGVYEKYIASFPGSKSSQDAKEALELLLNGYIAIFFNEGTLYLFDAVRAEAGPVAEAQTEVIVQGPSDSFNESMDVNMNLIRRRYQSGDLKAETTTVGHKSKTKIAIMYDETRVDPQVLKELKKCLDGINIDILQAAAELDKYLSGNKYRLFPTTIVTERPDRAVFNISEGKIILIVDTAGFVVILPAVFSDFFTAMDDKLQVLPVGWFLKGIRYLGLILTVLIPGLYVAFTSYNPEVWKVQIALLVAGSRATVPYPSYIEVLIMLLMMEFLTEASLRLPKAIGPTATTVGGLILGTAATEAGLVSNIMIILVSAVAISNFVIPMNMMGFTIRVIKYPFIFLATIYGLLGIVLGLVSVIMYLSSLRSFGQPYFKIYALDRIRTNKVQRERENG, from the coding sequence ATGCGGAGCAGCAAGAAGGAGCAGGACAGCCTTCTAAAGTGGTTCCAGGAGAAGCTGTCGAAGAGCTCGGATGTGGAGCAGCGCAGCCTGGGCAACTCTGATCAACAGGTGAACCTCATGTATTTGCGGAGTGTATCCGACTCCAAGGTGGTGAACCAGTATATAATCCGCCCTTATTATGAAATGGAAGAGGAGGGTGTCTATGAGAAGTACATCGCCTCCTTCCCAGGAAGCAAGTCAAGTCAAGACGCCAAGGAAGCACTTGAACTGCTCCTTAATGGTTATATAGCTATCTTCTTCAATGAGGGCACGCTGTACCTGTTCGATGCGGTTCGTGCGGAAGCAGGGCCAGTAGCAGAGGCGCAGACAGAGGTTATCGTTCAGGGTCCATCCGATTCCTTCAATGAGAGTATGGATGTCAATATGAACTTGATCCGGCGTCGTTACCAGTCGGGTGATCTTAAGGCAGAGACAACCACAGTCGGTCATAAATCGAAGACCAAGATCGCGATCATGTATGACGAGACACGGGTAGATCCCCAGGTGCTCAAAGAACTTAAAAAATGTCTTGACGGAATCAACATTGATATTCTCCAGGCTGCGGCTGAACTCGACAAGTATCTGTCGGGCAATAAATACCGCTTGTTCCCGACAACCATTGTAACTGAGCGGCCAGACCGGGCTGTCTTCAACATTTCGGAAGGGAAAATAATCCTTATTGTGGACACAGCGGGCTTTGTGGTTATCCTTCCCGCAGTATTTAGTGACTTCTTCACAGCGATGGATGACAAGCTTCAGGTGCTTCCAGTCGGGTGGTTCCTGAAGGGAATCCGCTATCTGGGACTCATTCTTACCGTGTTAATTCCTGGACTCTATGTCGCCTTCACTTCGTACAACCCGGAGGTTTGGAAAGTGCAGATTGCGCTGTTAGTGGCGGGCAGCAGGGCTACCGTTCCCTATCCCTCCTATATCGAGGTATTAATTATGCTGCTGATGATGGAGTTCCTGACCGAGGCGAGCTTGCGGCTGCCTAAAGCCATCGGCCCTACAGCCACTACGGTTGGAGGGCTAATCCTGGGGACAGCGGCTACGGAAGCCGGGCTGGTCAGTAATATAATGATTATTCTTGTCTCGGCAGTTGCGATCTCCAACTTTGTTATTCCTATGAATATGATGGGATTTACCATCCGGGTAATCAAATACCCGTTTATTTTCCTGGCTACGATATATGGCCTCCTCGGGATTGTGCTTGGATTAGTTAGTGTGATTATGTACCTGTCCAGTCTGAGGAGCTTCGGGCAGCCTTATTTCAAGATATATGCACTTGATAGAATTAGAACGAACAAGGTGCAAAGGGAGAGAGAGAATGGTTAA